In Rhodanobacter humi, the genomic stretch CCATGGCGCAGCAATGTCCAGGTGATGCCGTGCAGCAGTTCGTGCAGCGGGACGTTGCGCGCGGGAGGCGGCGGATCGCTGTCGAGGGTGTCGACGTAGTACGGGAAGCGCACGCTGTCGCCGGCCGGGTCGTACAGCGCGATGTAGAAGTTCTCCGCGTACATCAGGCTGCTGACGATGGTGTGCAGCGAGCGCATCAGTGCGGGCATGTCGTGTTCGGCGCTGGCCTGCTCGGCGATCGCGTAAAGCGCGCGCTGCAGGCGCTCGGCCAGCGCCAGCCGCGAGATCGCCTCGTACAGGCGGCTGGATTCGGCCAGCTGGCGCAGGCGGGTGTCGGCGAGCCGGCCCAGCCAGGCCAGCTTTTCGCGCAGGGCCTCGGCCACCGGTTCGTCGCGGCTCAGCGTGAGTACGTGCTGGCGTTGGGTATCCTCCGCCAGATCGAAGCACCAGCCGGAAGCATGCGCGTCCCGGGTCTCCGGCGCCCGCCAGTGCAACTGGCCGGCGATCCCGAAGTCGGCCAGGATGCGTTCGCAGATTTCCAGCACGCTCGAACTGTCGTGGGCCTTCAGCAGTTGCTCGACCGCCGCAGGCACGCCCGCCGGATCGTCTGCCGGGGCGGGTACGGGCGTGGGGCGTGAGGTGGAAGCTGCAGTCATCAATGGGTCGACCCGGCAGTCGGGAGGCGGCGTGACGCCTCTTATATCCTGCGAATCGGTACCACCGCCAGCAGGAACCCCGGGGAACGCAGACCGGTCTATCGAGAAGCCGGTCACAGCACGGCATGGATTACTGTACCGCGGGCTTGTGCTGGTGTTAGTTAAATGTAAAATGCGATATACTTCAGTCCCCGCAATCGACTGATATCCACCGTATCGGACCTTCTGCCATGCGCCGCCTGCTTGTTCCACTGCTGCTGTGCCTGCTGCCGTTCGCGGCGGCCGGTCAGAGCGTGGACGATGCCAACGGCAAGCTGGCTGCGCAACTGCTGAAGCAGCCGCCGGCGCAGATGGCCGAAGTGCAGCCGGGCCTCGTGGTGCCGCTGTGGCGCGGTACGGATGGCCGCCTGTTCGTGCTCAAGGCGGACAACCGCAACGGCGTGCAGGCGCAGCGCAACGCACCACTCTCGTTTCATGTGGTCGACGCGTCGAGCGTGACCAGCGCCGGCCTGCAGTACGGCCTGACGCCCAACTGGCAGGCGCATGCCGATGTCAGCCAGCATTCCTGGATCAACAGTCCGCTGCGCGTGGTCGGCAGCGAGGTGGGCGCCACCTACCAGGACGGGCGCTACAGCCTCGGCCTGAGCGTGGGCACCAACAGCACGCCAAACAGCCCCAGCCTGCCGCGCGTGCTGCCCGGCGTCGCGCCGGGCGTCGACGGGCTTTCCGGCTTCGACAGCAGCTCCCAGCTCAATGCGCACGGCCGTCTCGCGCTGGGCAGCAAGAGCGGCATCGACGTGGGGGCCAGTGTCGGCCGCATCCATCTGCTGCCGGGCAACCTGCTGGGCATCAGCACGCTGGACCAGAAGGCGATCAGCTTCGGCGTCGACCACGGTCCGGTCAGCGGCAGCATCGTCGGCCGCACCATGCAACCGCTGGCTGGCGTGCCGGGCAACGGCTACGCCCCCGACCGTCGCTGGAACAGCATCGACCTCGGCGTGACCTGGCGTCTGCCGTGGCAGGGCTCGCTGAGCGTCGGCGCGCAGAACCTGTGGTCCTCGGGCACGCCGGCGAACACGCCGATGGGTCCCGAGCCGGACCAGTCGCGCACGCCTTACGTGCAGTATCACCAGGATCTCTGATCCGGCTTGCGGCGGAATCACCCTGACGAGAACGCCGTCGCCCAGCGACGGCGTTCTCGTTTGACGCGCCGCACGGCCGTCAGCGGATCGATTGCGCCGCCAACGCCACTCGCAGCGGCTCCAGTTGCCGCGCGTAGCTGCGCCACTGGCCCAGGCCCCGCGTGTGGATCGATTCGCGCACCTGCGCGCTGCTGGGCGTGGCAACCGGGGCAGCATTGCGCTCGGGCCTGAAGCAGGCTTCCTCGACAGCCAATCCACAGTGGGCCAAGACATCGCGCACCGTCGCCTCGGTGTCCTGCACGAGTGCGTCGTACGGTACGTCGAGAAGGGCGCCCGGCAGCGTGGCTTGCCAGTGCCGCACCAGTCGCGCGTATTGCCCGTGGTAGTGCGCAAGCGCGTCCAGCTCGTAGCTGTACGGGGAGATGTTGCCGAACATCGCCTTGTAGTTGGAAAAGCAGGTATCCATGGGGTCGCGCACCAGGTGCAGGATGGGGGCGTGCGGCAGGGCGCGCCGGATGAAGGCGACCATCTGGATGTTCGCGGGCAGCTTGTCGACGTAATACGCCTTGCCCTCCGCCCGCCACTGGGTCTGCTTCAGGTAGCGCTCGCCAAGCTCGCGGTAGTCGATGCGATCGCTGCGCCGGATGATTTCCAGCAGACCCTCGGATCGAGCGGGCACGACATCGGCGACCCAGTGCAACTGGCGCCAGAAATCGATGATTTCACCGGCCGAGGTGACTTGCGAGTGGCTGGAGAGGATCCGGTCCAGCAAGGTGGTGCCCGAACGGGGCATGCCCACCACGAAGATGGGGGTGGGGCCCGGTGGCCGTTCGACGCCCGGGCGCGGTTCGGCGCCGCCCGACATGCCGATCAGCGCCGTGGCGACCGCTTCCTCGGCCTCGGCATCGTAAGGATTCAGCGCATGCATGATTGCGTTGCAACGTGACAGCGCATCCCAGGCTTCCTCGTGGCGCCCCAGGTCGCCGAGCGTCTTGAAACGTGCGTACTCGAATTCCGCGCGCACGAAGCCGCGGTCGGCCTCCGCTGATTCGTGCGGCATCCGTCGCAATTGTTCCTCGATCCATTCCAGCCGCCGGGATTCGGGGCGCTGCTTGCGCAGGTTGACCAGCACCGTGATGGCGTCGCCGAAGCGCGGCCAGCGCACAAGGTTGCGCTCCAGCAGTTCCTGCGCCTCGTCGATCCTGCCGCTGAACTGGAGCAGCAAGGCATACATGTGCAGTTCGCCCGGTGAATCGGCTCCCGCGCGCAGTGCCCGCTCCATCAGTTCGCGCGCCCTGGCGATGTCGCCGATCGTGAAGCGGAGGTGAGCCTGGGCGGCCAGCAAGTCGGCGGGTGGTTCGGGCGCCTGTTCCAGCAGGTCGAGGCAGGCCCGCGCAACGATGATTTCGCCATTGGCAACAAGGTGTTGCGCGAGCGAGACGATCAGCGGTGCGTTGCGCGGAAGCCGGCTTGCGGCCTGCAAGAGCGGGCGGCTGGAGGCGCGGAAGCACCCGCGCTGGAACAGCACTTCGGCCAGTTCGATCAGCGTGGCGGTGTTGTAGGGCGCCTGGACGAGCCGGGATTCCAGGGATTCCTGGACACGGGCCAGCCGGGCTTCTTCCGATGCTTGATCCCGGGATTGGGGCCGCGGCGTGGCGGCTGTGGGTACCGTCGAGTTCATCAAGGGATGGTAGTTCCGCCGTTGGGTCGGCTCAATCGGTCCCTTTGACGCGGAACCGGGCATCTGCATCGCGACAGGCATGGGTTGCCAAGGCGTGGTCTTTCGAGTTATCGCAAATTAATACGACACATTTCCATTTAATGTCATGGTCTTGCAGATTATTGCGAGATTGCTTGAGTGCAAACATAAAGTTTTTGTTGACCAAGCATGTTCTCACGACTTATTTTTGCGTGAGGCAGGTTGTCCGTCGCAAGGATTTGTGAAGTTCCACTTCATGCTTGCGAAGCCAGGGGGCTTCCATAGATCTGCCGGTTTGATGTGTTTGAAATGCATCAGTCGTCCGTCCTGACAATTATTTGGGGAGAAACACGATGAGTATTCGCTACCGAGCCAGTGCTGGCGCCATGCGTTGGCGACCGACTGCCCTGGCGATCGCCATGGGCTTGAGCTTCAGCGGGGCCGCGCTTGCGCAGAGCACCGTCGGCAGCATTTTCGGTCAGGCGCCCGCCGCTTCGGGCGAGACCGTGATGGTCAGCAACACCTCCGGCTTCTCGCGCGAAGTGCCGGTGGACAGCGCGGGCCGTTACCGCGTCGATCACCTGCCCGTGGGCACCTACACGGTTACCTTGAAGCAGAACGGCACGGTCGTCAGCACGCACGACAACGCCTACGTCTCGAGCGGCGGCGCCGCGGGCGTCGACTTCGCCAGCGCCAGTACCAATGCCACCCAGCTGTCCTCGGTGACGGTCACGGCCAACGCGCTGCCCTCCATCGACGTCACCAACGTCAACTCGAGCACGGTCATCACTGCGGCTGATTTGAAGCGGCTGCCGGTGGCGCACAGTGCCGAAGCCATCGCGCTGCTGTCGCCGAACACCACGTCGGGCAGCGGCTTCTTCAAGGGTACGTCCGGCCAGTCGCTGGTGTCGTTCGGCGGTTCCAGCGTGTCCGAGAACGCCTACTACGTGAACGGCTACAACGTTGGCGAGCCGTACAAGAATCTGGGCGGCTTCCAACTGCCCTACGGCGCCATCGAGCAGCAGGAAACACTGACCGGCGGCTATGACGCCAAGTACGGTCGTTCCGATGGCGGCGTGATCAACCAGGTCGGCAAGCGCGGCACCAATGACTGGCACTTCGGCGGCCAGGTTTCCTGGCAGCCGCGTTTCCTCGAGGGCGATCCGACCAACTACCGCTACGGCAATCCCGCGATTCCGGCGTCGAGCAGCCTGGTCAACTACGCACCGGCCCCGAATGCGCCGGGCTCGCTGCGGCAGTACCGCAACAACAACAAGGAATGGCAGACGATCTATTCGGCCTACGTGGGCGGCCCGCTGATCAAGGACAAGCTGTACCTGTTCCTGGCCGGTGAAACCACCAAGACCCAGGGCACCAATGTCGAGATCATCGACAACGGCAAGGTGCAGGACTTCCACGACAAGGAAACGAAGTTCTACGGCAAGCTGGACTGGAACATCACCGACAGCAACGTGCTGGAGCTGACCGCGCTGCGCAACAACACCAGCCTCGGCGCCGGCTCGACCTACAACTTCGACTACGACACCCTGCAGAAGGGTGCGTACTCCAGCAAGAACGACGTCACCAAGGACAACGCCCAGTTCTATATCGGCCACTTCACCAGCTACATCACCGATGCGGCCACGCTGAGCATCACCGCCGGCAAGGCGCATTTCCAGGATCCGGTCGAGTACGGCAACACCAGCCCGCTGCCGTTCATTTCCCGCGGAAGCAATGCGACCCTGCCCGACGGTAGCCATCCTACCAATGCCCAGACCAATACTTCGTGGACTTCGCCCGGCGCGAAGAATTCCACCCGTGGCCTGCGCGTGGACTTCGACTACAAGCTGGGTGACCACGACCTGCTGGCCGGTATCGACAACATGTACTACCGGGCCATCGATCAGGGTCCGAACCAGCAGAACCCGTTCAATCCGGCAGTGAACTACTACTGGCGCTATGCGGCTGGCAACGTGGTGCAGAAGCGCGAGATCGGCTGGGCGACCAGCATGACCATGTCGCAGAAGGCCTACTACCTGCAGGACAACTGGCAGGTGGCCTCGAACGTCTACCTGAGCATCGGCCTGCGCAACGACCGCTTCACCAACTACAACGATCTCAGTCAGACCTTCGTCGACGAGAAGAACCAGTGGGAGCCGCGTATCGGCGCCAGCTGGGACGTGTTCGGCGACTCCTCGTTCAAGGTCTACGGCAACGCCGGTCGCTACTACCTGGCGCTGCCCAACAATGCGGCGGAGCGCGCAGCCAACCGCTCGACCTACCTCACCACCAACTACTCGTACACCAGCATCGACCCGGTCACGGGCATTCCGCAGGGCTTGACCCAGCTCGGGCCGACGACTTCGCCGGACGGCGAGACGGGTGCGCCCAAGGATCCGCTGCAGGTCGCCGCGCGCAACCTGAAGCCGGAGTACCTGGACGAGTTCATCGTCGGCTTCGACAAGAAGCTGGGCGACCACTGGGTCTATGGTGCCAAGGCGATGTGGCGTCAACTGAAGGCCGCGATCGACGACGAGTGTTCGCCGAGCCAGATCGACGCCAAGATGCAGGCCATGGGTGTAAATCCGGCACTGACAGCGGGTGCGACGAAGACGACGCCAGCCGGTCCCTATTACGATTCGCTGTACGGCGCCTCGTACTGCCGCTTGTTCAATCCAGGCCGTACCAACACGATGCTGGTCACTTCCAGCGACAGCAGCCACCCGGACATGCTCGTGCCGATGACCCTGAAGGACTGGGGCTTCGATCGTGGTGCCGTTCGCAAGTACGGCTCCCTGAACCTGTACCTGGAGCATCCGTTCGACGGCAAGTGGTATGGCCGGGTCGACTACACCTTCACCCGCGGCTTCGGCAATACCGAGGGTCAGGTGCGTTCCGACTTCGGCCAGGAGGACATTTCCAAGACCGAGGACTGGGACAGCTGGCAGCTGATGGACGGCCAGTACGGCGAGTTCGCCAACGTGCGCAAGCACCAGATCCGCTTCCGCGGCGACTACGAGATATCGCCGGAATGGCTGGTCTCGGCCACCTTGCTGGTGCAGTCCGGCATGCCGAAGGAGTGCCTGGGTTACTTCGGTCCGCTGACCCAAGGCCCGGCCGGCTACCTCCCCGGTGGTGCGAACGACCCGACCGGCTACAACAACACGAGCACCGGCAACTACCACTGGTGCAACGGCAAGCGCGTGCCGCCGGGTTCCAACGGCCACACGCCATGGACGGAACTGGTCAACTTCGGCGTGCATTACCGCCCGGCGTTCGCCGACCACAAGCTGGGCTTCAACCTGGACGTCTTCAATGCGTTGAACCAGCAGCGCGCGTTGCAGACCGATCCGTCGTTCCCCAGCTCCTTCAACCAGCTGAACAACACGCTTTACGTCAACACCAACTACCAGCAGCCGCTGTTCACCACCCCGCCGCGCACCGTGCGGTTCTCGGTGACTTACGACTACTGATACAGCAGACAGTTAGCAACGTTCTGCAGCCACCGGCCGTCATGGCCGGTGGCTTTTTTGTGGGCGGTCGTGACACGGGATGTGCCGGTGCGTGTGGCCAGGTGTGTCGAAGGACGGTTGACGGATACGGGATTCGTCAAAGGAGCACGCACGCTGTGGGCTGCGCACGCAGGTGCCAGATTCGTTGGCCCGAAGCCCACCCGGGTGATGGCTTCGGGACCCGGGTCAGTTCGCGGTGCGGATGCGCAGGTCGCCGCTGAAGGTCTCGACGTTGATCGAGCCGCTGCCGTTGCCGAGGCGGGCATCGAGCTTGCTGCCGGGGCCGTGTTCGGATTTCTGCGCGCTGCCGAAATCGCTGCGCAGGTCGCCGCTGAAGCTGCTGGCATGTACGGTGGCGGAGGTGCCGGCGGGCAGTTGCAGCTGCACGTTGCCGCTCATGCTGTCGATGCCGAGCTTGCCGTCCGGCGCGAGGCCGCCGGCGATCTGTACGTCGCCCGACACCGTGCTCAGCGTGAGCTGGCGCCACGGGCCACCGCTGGCCTGGATGCGGCCGGAGATGGTCTGCAGTTTCGCCTGTTCCCCCAGCACGGGGGCGAGGATGTCGCCGCTTACCGTCTGCAGGCTGGCCTGCATGGCATGGCCGGCGAGTTCGATGTTGCCGCTGACGCTGTCGACGCTTAGCGAGGGCGTGCGCGCGTTGATCCGCGCGCGGCCGCTGACCGTGTTGACGACGATGCCGCCGCCGTCCATGCCGTCGATCACCAGCGGTGCGCTGACCACGCGCACGTCCAGCGTGGCGCCGCGTGGCACGTGCAGGTCCAGCACGGTCGGCGCCATCCGGTTGTCGCTGCCCCAGTTGAACCAGCCGCCGCCCCCCTGGGGCTGCACCTCGATCGCGAGCTGGCCGTCGCTGCCGGTGATCGCCAGCGGCTTGGCGCCGTCGCCGAGCTGGCCGCCCACCTGCACCGACGGGCGATCCCAGGCGGTGACGCGGACCTCGCCGGAGACGTTGCTGATGCTGATGCGCGCGGTGGGCGTGGCGGCATGCTGCAGGTTGATCGGCGTGTCGGCCAGGGCCTGGCCGATACACAGGCACAGCAGCAGGGGAGCGTAGCGTGGGATCTTCATGGTCGTTCCTGGCGTGGATCAGCCGGCCTCGTGGACGAGATGGCGCAATTGCGTCTGTTGCTGTTCGGTGCGCGCCAGCAGGCGCTGCAGCGCGCGCGAATGGGGAGATTGCTGCATGGCCTGCTGCAGTTCGAGGCGGGCCGCGTCCAGCTCGATCGCCGCGCCGCTGAGGCGCGGGTCGGACGGATTCCACGCCGATTTCGCCAGCGCGGTTGCCCCATCCGTCGCCGTGGTGGCGTTGCGGTGCAGGCGCAGGCCGATGCTGCCGGCCAGCAGGAAGGCGCTGGCCAGCGCGGCGGCCAGCAACCAGGGCTGGCGCGTGGCGCGTCGCGTGGCTTGCGGCGCCGTCACGTTGCCGTCGTGCGCTTCCAGTGCGGCGTCGATCGCGCCCCACAGGTCGCGGCCAGGCGCGATCGGCTGGCGCAGGCTGCGCATCTGCTGTCGCCATTCGAATTCGTTCATGGTGTTTCTCCCAAGGCCCGGCGCAGCAGTTGCCGCGCGCGATGCAGTTGCGCTTTGGACGTGCCGACGGCCATGTCGAGTTCGTTGCCGATTTCCTCGTGCCGCCAGCCTTCGATGTCGTGCAGCACCAGCACGGCGCGTGCGCGCGGCGGCAGCTTGCCGATGGCGCGCTCGAGTTCCTCGCGCTCGGCGGCGCAGAACGGTGTCTCGCCGTGTTCGGGCAGCTTGTCCTCGTCCACGAAGCCGACCGGGTCGGCGCGGCGGGCGCGGAGTTCCATCAGCGCCACGTTGATCGCGAGGCGGTACAGCCAGGTGCCGAACGCGCTCTCGTGGCGGAAGCCGGGCAGCTTTTGCCAGGCGCGCACGAAGGCTTCCTGGGTGAGGTCCTCGGCGCGGGCGTGGTCGTAGCCGGCGAGCCGGCACAACGCACCGTGGATGCGCTCGACATGCCGGCGATACAGCCGCTGGAACGCCAGCCGATCACCGGCCGCCGCCGCGTGTACGTCGTCGGTGTCGTGGTCAGCGGCAGCGGAGGCTGGCGGCATCGAGCGGTCGGTGGCGGGACAGGCGGCGATCATCTTGCCAGCTTGGATGCCGCCGCGGGCGCCAGGGTTTGCATCGTCGCGGATGCATCGATCCGCGACGATGGGGTCATCGTCAGGCCGTGGCCGCCTTGCGCGGCATGGCGTCGGCGCCCAGCGCATCGGCCACGCGCTGCTGTTCCGCGCGCAGGGCGGCGGGCAGGCGTGGAGCGAAGCCGTCGAGATATTCGCCGATGGCCGCGAGTTCGACTTGCCAGCCGGCCCGATCCACCGCGAGCAGCTCGGCCAGCGTGGCTGCATCCAGCTTCAAGCCGTCGAGCTTGAGTTCGCCGGCGGCGGGCAGGGTGCCGATCGGTGTTTCGGTACCGCGCGCCTTGCCATCCACGCGCGCGATCATCCACTCCAGCACGCGCAGGTTCTCGCCGAAGCCCGGCCACAGGAACTTGCCGTCCTTGCCCTTGCGGAACCAGTTGACGTGAAAGATCTTGGGCAGCTTCGCGCCGGGTCGGTCGAACGACAGCCAATGCGCGAAGTAGTCGCCGTAGTGGTAACCGGCGAACGGCTTCATCGCCATCGAGTCGCGGCGCAGCACGCCGACCGCGCCGGTGGCGGCGGCGGTGGTTTCCGAGCCCATCGCGGCGCCCATCAGCACGCCGTGGGTCCAGTCGCGCGCTTCCATCACCAGCGGCAGAAGCGAGGGGCGGCGGCCGCCGAACACGATCGCGCTGATCGGCACGCCCTGCGCGTCCTCGGCCTTCGGCGACCAGGTGGGGCACTGCTTCGCGCTCACAGTGAAGCGCGAATTCGGATGCGCGGCCGGACCGTTCGCCGGGTCATACGGGCGACCCTGCCAGTCGGTGACCGGCGTGCCGGGCAGACCTTCCCACCACGGCTGGTTGTCGGCGGTGACGGCGACGTTGGTGAAGATCGTGTCGTGCGCGATGGACTTCAATGCGTTCGGGTTGCTGCTGTCGCTGGTGCCCGGCGCCACGCCGAAGAAGCCGGCCTCGGGATTGATCGCGTACAGCCGGCCATCCGCGCCGGGGCGCATCCAGCAGATGTCGTCGCCCACCGTCCACACCTTCCAGCCATCCTTGCGATAGCCCTCGGGCGGAATCAGCATGGCAAGGTTGGTCTTGCCGCAGGCGGAGGGGAAGGCGGCGGCGATGTAATGCGTGTCGCCCTGCGGATTCTCGATGCCCACGATCAGCATGTGCTCGGCCAGCCAGCCCTCGTCGCGGGCCTGGTTGCTGGCGATGCGCAGCGCGTGGCACTTCTTGCCCAGCAGCGCGTTGCCGCCGTAGCCGGAGCCGTAGGACTTGATCGTGCGCTCGGCGGGGAAGTGCATGATCCAGCGGCGTTCCGGGTCAAGTTCGCCGGTGGAGTGCAGGCCCTTCACGAACGCACCCTCGCGCTCGATGCGCTCCTGCGCCGACTTGCCCATGCGGGTCATGATGCGCATGTTGGCGACCACGTAGGGGCTGTCGGTGATTTCCACGCCGCAGCGCGACAGCGGCGAATCGATCGGGCCCATGCAGTACGGGATCACGTACAGGGTGCGGCCTTCCATGCAGCCGTCGAACAGCGCGTCGATCTTCGCGTGCGCCTCGGCCGGGGCCATCCAGTGGTTGTTCGGGCCGGCGTCTTCCTGATTCGGGTGGCAGACCAGGGTGAGGTGTTCCACGCGTGCCACGTCGGACGGGTTGGAGCGATGCAGGTAGCAACCCGGGTGGGTCGCCTGGTTCAGCTCGATCAGGGTGCCGTCGGCCAGCATCTGCCGCAGCAGCGCCTGGTATTCGGCCTCCGAGCCGTCGCACCAGTGGATCTTCGCGGGGCGGGTTTGTGCCGCCACCTCGCCGACCCAGCGTTCGAGCGCTTCCAACGTGCTTGCCATCGTGTCCTCACTGGTCTTGAGAAAAAAAAGTGGAGGAACCGTAGTTTGCACGCACTGGCATTGCAAGGATGCTTGCAGCAAAAAATCGCCGGGAGCGATTTTTGACATCGTGCAAGCGATGGTCCGAAGGGCGGCTACCGAGGAGGGTGGCCGCAAAAACGGCGCCGCAGCGCCGTTTCGCAAGCTCTCGTGAGGGTGGATCAGGCCGGGATCAGGGTGGCGATCATGTGCTCCACGTAGGCGTCGAATTCCTCGTGGTTGATGCGCGGCAGGCCCAGGGTGAAGTTCAGTTGCAGGAAACCGACGTAGGCGGCGTAGGTGAGCCGCGCGCGGTTCAGCGCCTCGCGCGGCGGCAGGCCGGCCTCGCGATAGGCGGTGTTGAGGAATTCGGTGCGCCGCTGCGACACGCGCGCCATCACCGGCACCACCAGTGGGTGGTCCAGCGCCTTCAGCAGGGCGGCGTAGACGCGGTGCGGCTGCACCTCGTGCGCCACGCGGCGGAACAGCTCAGGCAGGCGCAGGCGCGGGTCGGCGATCTGCTCGATCTGGCCCAGCACCTCGCGCTCGCCGTATTGCTCCCAGCGTTCCAGCGCCGCCTGCAACAAGGCCTCGCGGGTGCGGAAGTGCCAGTAGAAGCTGCCCTTGGTGACGCCCAGCTGGCGGGCCAGGGCCTCGACCGCCAGCGCGCCCACGCCCTGATCGGCGATCATCTGCAGGGCGGCAACCTCCCAATCTTCCGCGGTGAGGCGGGTGCGTTCCGGTTTGGGGCTGGAATCCATGACCGTATGGTAGCCGCTGTGCCCCGCTTTGTAATCCACGGCGACGTCGATGCGGGCGGGTTGACGAGGCCGGATCGGGCGATCCATACTCGTCCGTATGGAAAAGTTTGCGCCATCGATGCCAGCCAGCGGCACCGGGTACGTCGCCACCGCCGACGGCCTGCGCCTGGCCGTGGAAACCTGCGGCGCCGCGGACGCGCCGACCCTGCTGTTCGCGCACGGTTTCGGCCAGACCCGTGGCGCCTGGGGCGGCACGGTCGCCGCGCTGGCGGCACAGGGTTGCCGCTGCGTGAGCTACGACGCACGCGGCCACGGCGAGAGCGGGCGACTGCCGGACGGCGCGGACTCCAAAGTCGGTTACCACATGCAGCAGTTCGCCGACGACATGCTGGCGCTGGCCCGCGCGCAGCCCGAACCGCCGGTGCTGGTGGGCGCCTCGATGGGCGGCCTGCTTGGCCTGGTGGCGGCGGGCGAGACGCGGCCACCCCCGTTCCGCGCGCTGGTGCTGGTGGACATCACGCCGCGTTGGGAGACGAAGGGCGTGGAGCGCATCCTCGCCTTCATGCAGGCGCATCCGG encodes the following:
- a CDS encoding phosphoenolpyruvate carboxykinase (GTP), which codes for MASTLEALERWVGEVAAQTRPAKIHWCDGSEAEYQALLRQMLADGTLIELNQATHPGCYLHRSNPSDVARVEHLTLVCHPNQEDAGPNNHWMAPAEAHAKIDALFDGCMEGRTLYVIPYCMGPIDSPLSRCGVEITDSPYVVANMRIMTRMGKSAQERIEREGAFVKGLHSTGELDPERRWIMHFPAERTIKSYGSGYGGNALLGKKCHALRIASNQARDEGWLAEHMLIVGIENPQGDTHYIAAAFPSACGKTNLAMLIPPEGYRKDGWKVWTVGDDICWMRPGADGRLYAINPEAGFFGVAPGTSDSSNPNALKSIAHDTIFTNVAVTADNQPWWEGLPGTPVTDWQGRPYDPANGPAAHPNSRFTVSAKQCPTWSPKAEDAQGVPISAIVFGGRRPSLLPLVMEARDWTHGVLMGAAMGSETTAAATGAVGVLRRDSMAMKPFAGYHYGDYFAHWLSFDRPGAKLPKIFHVNWFRKGKDGKFLWPGFGENLRVLEWMIARVDGKARGTETPIGTLPAAGELKLDGLKLDAATLAELLAVDRAGWQVELAAIGEYLDGFAPRLPAALRAEQQRVADALGADAMPRKAATA
- a CDS encoding alpha/beta fold hydrolase yields the protein MPASGTGYVATADGLRLAVETCGAADAPTLLFAHGFGQTRGAWGGTVAALAAQGCRCVSYDARGHGESGRLPDGADSKVGYHMQQFADDMLALARAQPEPPVLVGASMGGLLGLVAAGETRPPPFRALVLVDITPRWETKGVERILAFMQAHPDGFADYAEAAEQIASYLPHRTGRKSEEQLKPLLREGADGRLRWHWDPALLASGLVAESERYQPRLFAAAAQVDVPVLLLSGARSDVVSHATVAEFLQLVPHARHVEVAGATHMLAGDANDAFTREIASFIRTLDDAGARPGERIA
- a CDS encoding tetratricopeptide repeat-containing sulfotransferase family protein, which codes for MPVAMQMPGSASKGPIEPTQRRNYHPLMNSTVPTAATPRPQSRDQASEEARLARVQESLESRLVQAPYNTATLIELAEVLFQRGCFRASSRPLLQAASRLPRNAPLIVSLAQHLVANGEIIVARACLDLLEQAPEPPADLLAAQAHLRFTIGDIARARELMERALRAGADSPGELHMYALLLQFSGRIDEAQELLERNLVRWPRFGDAITVLVNLRKQRPESRRLEWIEEQLRRMPHESAEADRGFVRAEFEYARFKTLGDLGRHEEAWDALSRCNAIMHALNPYDAEAEEAVATALIGMSGGAEPRPGVERPPGPTPIFVVGMPRSGTTLLDRILSSHSQVTSAGEIIDFWRQLHWVADVVPARSEGLLEIIRRSDRIDYRELGERYLKQTQWRAEGKAYYVDKLPANIQMVAFIRRALPHAPILHLVRDPMDTCFSNYKAMFGNISPYSYELDALAHYHGQYARLVRHWQATLPGALLDVPYDALVQDTEATVRDVLAHCGLAVEEACFRPERNAAPVATPSSAQVRESIHTRGLGQWRSYARQLEPLRVALAAQSIR
- a CDS encoding DUF4097 family beta strand repeat-containing protein, which codes for MKIPRYAPLLLCLCIGQALADTPINLQHAATPTARISISNVSGEVRVTAWDRPSVQVGGQLGDGAKPLAITGSDGQLAIEVQPQGGGGWFNWGSDNRMAPTVLDLHVPRGATLDVRVVSAPLVIDGMDGGGIVVNTVSGRARINARTPSLSVDSVSGNIELAGHAMQASLQTVSGDILAPVLGEQAKLQTISGRIQASGGPWRQLTLSTVSGDVQIAGGLAPDGKLGIDSMSGNVQLQLPAGTSATVHASSFSGDLRSDFGSAQKSEHGPGSKLDARLGNGSGSINVETFSGDLRIRTAN
- a CDS encoding RNA polymerase sigma factor, translating into MPPASAAADHDTDDVHAAAAGDRLAFQRLYRRHVERIHGALCRLAGYDHARAEDLTQEAFVRAWQKLPGFRHESAFGTWLYRLAINVALMELRARRADPVGFVDEDKLPEHGETPFCAAEREELERAIGKLPPRARAVLVLHDIEGWRHEEIGNELDMAVGTSKAQLHRARQLLRRALGETP
- a CDS encoding TonB-dependent receptor, whose protein sequence is MSIRYRASAGAMRWRPTALAIAMGLSFSGAALAQSTVGSIFGQAPAASGETVMVSNTSGFSREVPVDSAGRYRVDHLPVGTYTVTLKQNGTVVSTHDNAYVSSGGAAGVDFASASTNATQLSSVTVTANALPSIDVTNVNSSTVITAADLKRLPVAHSAEAIALLSPNTTSGSGFFKGTSGQSLVSFGGSSVSENAYYVNGYNVGEPYKNLGGFQLPYGAIEQQETLTGGYDAKYGRSDGGVINQVGKRGTNDWHFGGQVSWQPRFLEGDPTNYRYGNPAIPASSSLVNYAPAPNAPGSLRQYRNNNKEWQTIYSAYVGGPLIKDKLYLFLAGETTKTQGTNVEIIDNGKVQDFHDKETKFYGKLDWNITDSNVLELTALRNNTSLGAGSTYNFDYDTLQKGAYSSKNDVTKDNAQFYIGHFTSYITDAATLSITAGKAHFQDPVEYGNTSPLPFISRGSNATLPDGSHPTNAQTNTSWTSPGAKNSTRGLRVDFDYKLGDHDLLAGIDNMYYRAIDQGPNQQNPFNPAVNYYWRYAAGNVVQKREIGWATSMTMSQKAYYLQDNWQVASNVYLSIGLRNDRFTNYNDLSQTFVDEKNQWEPRIGASWDVFGDSSFKVYGNAGRYYLALPNNAAERAANRSTYLTTNYSYTSIDPVTGIPQGLTQLGPTTSPDGETGAPKDPLQVAARNLKPEYLDEFIVGFDKKLGDHWVYGAKAMWRQLKAAIDDECSPSQIDAKMQAMGVNPALTAGATKTTPAGPYYDSLYGASYCRLFNPGRTNTMLVTSSDSSHPDMLVPMTLKDWGFDRGAVRKYGSLNLYLEHPFDGKWYGRVDYTFTRGFGNTEGQVRSDFGQEDISKTEDWDSWQLMDGQYGEFANVRKHQIRFRGDYEISPEWLVSATLLVQSGMPKECLGYFGPLTQGPAGYLPGGANDPTGYNNTSTGNYHWCNGKRVPPGSNGHTPWTELVNFGVHYRPAFADHKLGFNLDVFNALNQQRALQTDPSFPSSFNQLNNTLYVNTNYQQPLFTTPPRTVRFSVTYDY
- a CDS encoding TetR/AcrR family transcriptional regulator gives rise to the protein MDSSPKPERTRLTAEDWEVAALQMIADQGVGALAVEALARQLGVTKGSFYWHFRTREALLQAALERWEQYGEREVLGQIEQIADPRLRLPELFRRVAHEVQPHRVYAALLKALDHPLVVPVMARVSQRRTEFLNTAYREAGLPPREALNRARLTYAAYVGFLQLNFTLGLPRINHEEFDAYVEHMIATLIPA